A part of Cannabis sativa cultivar Pink pepper isolate KNU-18-1 chromosome 6, ASM2916894v1, whole genome shotgun sequence genomic DNA contains:
- the LOC115694775 gene encoding COBRA-like protein 10, protein MKLQPPLLYKVLFLALVHIFLLCSAQDNDAGLTATAPPPALEDCNGIFVSYTFISRTKEFPRVKNVSAQSWAFKSEVSVVNAGSEELQAWKVFVGFQHREILVSADGAVVMDGGDFPVDVANGTYLSGNPITDLKTSIDTAGDFSQIQATIAITGTMFGLRPKAIPMPKTIKLENDGFKCPAPHLQGTRSMYVCCRPDPKYKAKKSKRTKFLPRRNGDLSFTYDIMQAYGGSYLAQVTMENKHPLGRLDHWNLTWEWSRGEFIFNMRGAYTRTKDYSQCIYGPAGNYYKDLDFSQVMSCDKKPIIADLPAERAEDEKVGKLPFCCRNGSLLPPSMDINKAKSIFQLEVYKLPPDVGNRTTIYPPQKWQIDGVLNPEYKCGTPIRVDPSEFPDPSGLQSVSYAIASWQVVCNITRPKPKQSRCCVSFSSYYNDSVVPCNTCACGCSEDPHSIAGTCDADRPPMLLPAEALLVPFANRSEKARAWAKLRHFPMPKKLPCSDNCGVSLNWHINSDYRSGWTARITLFNWRPDPFEDWFAAVQMKKAYPGYENVYSFNGTKLNIKGANNTIFFQGLKGLNFLMGQSNGSNPKIDPPVPGKQQSVISFLKKNTPGINIRRGDGFPTKVYFNGEECEIPESFPIENSGYNAATNGLLSTFLVCVFTFMLMIDHGFR, encoded by the exons ATGAAATTACAACCTCCATTACTCTATAAGGTACTATTCCTAGCTCTAGTTCATATCTTCCTCCTTTGTTCTGCTCAGGACAACGATGCCGGACTCACGGCAACGGCTCCGCCACCTGCTCTGGAGGACTGTAATGGGATTTTCGTATCGTACACGTTTATTTCAAGGACGAAGGAATTTCCACGGGTGAAAAACGTGTCTGCTCAGTCTTGGGCGTTCAAGTCGGAGGTTTCCGTTGTCAATGCCGGGTCGGAGGAGCTCCAGGCATGGAAGGTTTTTGTTGGGTTTCAGCACCGTGAAATTTTGGTTTCTGCCGATGGTGCAGTTGTCATGGACGGAGGAGATTTTCCCGTGGATGTTGCGAATGGGACCTACTTGTCGGGGAACCCCATTACGGATTTGAAAACTTCCATTGATACAGCTGGAGACTTTTCGCAGATACAGGCGACAATTGCGATTACTGGGACAATGTTTGGGCTTCGGCCTAAAGCTATTCCAATGCCCAAAACAATCAAACTTGAGAATGATGGGTTTAAGTGTCCTGCTCCTCATTTACAAG GGACAAGATCCATGTACGTATGCTGCAGACCTGATCCAAAATACAAAGCGAAGAAATCGAAAAGGACAAAGTTCTTACCTCGTCGAAACGGTGACCTCTCCTTTACGTACGATATCATGCAAGCCTATGGCGGAAGCTACCTAGCCCAAGTAACCATGGAAAACAAGCACCCATTGGGTCGTCTCGACCATTGGAACTTAACCTGGGAATGGAGCCGAGGAGAGTTCATCTTCAACATGAGAGGAGCTTACACCCGCACAAAAGATTACTCGCAATGCATTTATGGCCCTGCCGGAAACTACTACAAAGACTTAGATTTCTCCCAAGTCATGAGCTGTGACAAAAAACCCATCATCGCCGACCTTCCTGCCGAGCGAGCTGAGGATGAGAAAGTAGGAAAGTTGCCATTCTGTTGCAGAAATGGTAGCTTACTTCCGCCATCAATGGACATAAATAAAGCAAAATCAATCTTCCAATTAGAGGTCTACAAGCTCCCACCTGACGTGGGCAACAGAACTACGATATACCCACCTCAGAAATGGCAAATCGATGGTGTTTTGAATCCAGAGTACAAATGCGGGACGCCAATTCGGGTCGATCCAAGTGAATTTCCCGATCCAAGTGGGCTTCAATCGGTCTCATATGCCATCGCTAGTTGGCAAGTTGTGTGTAACATAACCCGACCAAAGCCCAAGCAGTCTCGGTGCTGCGTCTCGTTCTCATCTTATTACAACGACTCTGTGGTCCCGTGCAACACATGCGCCTGTGGTTGTTCAGAAGATCCTCATAGCATTGCGGGAACTTGTGATGCTGACAGGCCTCCGATGCTTCTTCCTGCAGAGGCTCTTTTGGTTCCATTCGCCAATAGGTCAGAGAAAGCTAGAGCTTGGGCCAAACTGAGACACTTTCCAATGCCCAAAAAGTTGCCCTGTTCCGATAACTGTGGGGTTAGTCTAAACTGGCATATAAACTCGGATTATAGGAGTGGATGGACGGCTAGGATCACTCTCTTCAACTGGAGACCTGACCCATTTGAGGATTGGTTTGCTGCAGTTCAGATGAAGAAAGCTTACCCTGGTTACGAAAATGTTTACTCCTTTAATGGAACGAAGCTTAACATTAAAGGAGCAAACAACACCATTTTCTTCCAGGGGTTGAAAGGTTTGAATTTCTTGATGGGCCAGAGTAATGGATCGAACCCCAAAATTGATCCACCAGTCCCTGGTAAGCAGCAGTCAGTGATCTCTTTTTTGAAGAAGAACACTCCTGGGATTAATATCCGTCGTGGGGATGGGTTCCCGACAAAGGTTTATTTTAATGGCGAAGAGTGTGAGATTCCGGAAAGTTTTCCAATAGAAAATTCTGGCTATAATGCAGCCACTAATGGACTCTTGTCAACTTTCCTTGTTTGTGTGTTCACTTTCATGCTGATGATTGACCATGGCTTCCGTTGA